From the genome of Aphis gossypii isolate Hap1 unplaced genomic scaffold, ASM2018417v2 Contig00451_ERROPOS78205+, whole genome shotgun sequence, one region includes:
- the LOC126554215 gene encoding uncharacterized protein LOC126554215, producing the protein MSHTEGNSNNNGNITFQCLLCIPKIKMISTSTTSNSNLRSHIKHIHPSQLSEFNMCGKKRPYIDNNLVTRKQLKLDEVGKITKKLSQTEFDKANIELIVSTVSPFSLIEHPALIKYCKLTSNKILASRRNFMREIITEYNDMIVFLKEELSKINYVCITADCWSIFRKSYMGFTVHWLNPTTLERVSKGLACRRMYGKHYYDNLAEMIDKVLSEFNIQNKTTLIVTDNAANFVKAFRCLFIICY; encoded by the exons atgtcGCATACTGAAggcaatagtaataataatggtaacaTTACATTTCAATGCCTGCTATGCATtccgaaaataaaaatgatctcTACCTCAACAACttctaattctaatttaaGAAGCCATATTAAA CATATTCATCCTAGTCAATTGTCTGAATTTAATATGTGTGGGAAAAAAAGGccttatattgataataacctTGTAACAAGGAAACAGTTAAAACTAGATGAAGTgggaaaaattacaaaaaaactaaGCCAAACAGAATTTGACAAAgccaatattgaattaattgtgAGCACAGTATCGCCCTTTTCTTTAATAGAGCATCCAGCgttgattaaatattgtaagctGACATCCAACAAAATTCTAGCATCCCGAAGAAATTTTATGCGAGAAATTATAACcgaatataatgatatgattgtatttttgaaagaAGAACTgtccaaaattaattatgtgtgCATCACTGCAGATTGTTGGTCCATATTTCGCaa GTCTTACATGGGGTTCACAGTACACTGGTTGAACCCAACAACATTAGAGCGTGTATCAAAAGGACTTGCATGTAGGAGAATGTATGGAAAACACTATTATGACAATTTAGCTGAAATGATTGACAAAGTATTATCAGAGTTCAATATTCAGAATAAGACAACTCTCATTGTGACTGATAATGCAGCAAACTTTGTCAAAGCTTTCaggtgtttatttattatttgttattaa
- the LOC126554217 gene encoding uncharacterized protein LOC126554217, which produces MPPIRRSNLGRRTRNATNQANYRSNSQTREARASLNRAAFSYDVSIDYSNYQCVVIGSMNSVCSHCKALKYKNEANGLCCANGKVKLIPLDPPPEPLYSLVSGIGTDSIHFLTNIQQYNNCFQMTSFGATNVVRENFMPTFKIQGQIYHRAGSLLPVSDSDNKFLQIYFMGNSPQEIDLRCAHNNLVKRSIVEQLQTLFHQHNQLIILFKTALDLMPSDNHKIVIRADKTPAGQHTRRFNAPTIDEVAIVVVGENLESRDIVLRRRNDQLQRIKETHRSYDALQYPIIFWQGEDGYDFSIKMINPIAGSETNKKVSSMNYYSYRLMIRENEDNHILKCRRLYHKYVVDMYVKIETERLTFIRLNQTKLRSEEYIHLRDAINTDGNAQNVGRMTILPATYIGSPRHMHEYAQDAMSYVRHYGTADLFITFTCNPQWIEINQELFSGQSPIDRHDITARVFRQKLKSLMDFIVKHNVFGETRCWMYSVEWQKRGLPHAHILIWLLKI; this is translated from the exons atgccTCCTATAAGACGAAGCAATTTAGGTAGAAGAACCAGAAATGCTACAAACCAAGCTAATTACCGATCTAATTCACAAACGCGTGAAGCGCGAGCAAGTTTGAATCGAGCTGCTTTTAGTTACGATGTGTCAATTGACTACAGTAACTACCAATGTGTTGTTATTGGTTCTATGAACTCGGTTTGCTCACACTGTAaggcattaaaatacaaaaacgaagCCAATGGATTGTGTTGCGCAAATGGTAAAGTGAAATTGATACCATTGGATCCACCACCAGAACCATTGTACTCATTGGTTTCAGGAATAGGAACAGATTCTATACACTTTTTGACAAATAtccaacaatataacaattgctTTCAAATGACTTCATTTGGGGCAACAAATGTAGTTCGGGAAAATTTTATGCCAACTTtcaag atacAAGGGCAAATATATCACAGAGCAGGTTCACTGTTACCAGTGTCAGATAGCGACAACAAATTcctgcaaatttattttatgggcaATTCACCACAAGAAATTGATCTGCGTTGTGCacataacaatttagtaaAGAGGTCTATTGTAGAACAATTACAAACTTTATTTCATCAGCACaatcaattgattatattgtttaaaactgcCCTGGATCTGATGCCATCCGATAAtcacaaaattgtaatcagAGCTGATAAAACACCTGCAGGTCAACATACAAGACGTTTTAATGCACCAACTATTGATGAAGTTGCTATCGTTGTAGTTGGAGAAAACTTGGAATCCCgtgatattgttttacgtCGTCGGAATGATCAATTACAACGTATAAAGGAAACACACCGCTCATATGATGCACTGCAATATCCCATTATATTTTGGCAAGGTGAAGATGGCTACGatttctcaataaaaatgataaatcccattgcag GTTCTGAAACCAACAAAAAAGTCAGTTCAATGAACTATTATTCATACCGCCTAATGATTCGGGAAAATGAAGATAATCACATATTGAAATGTCGGCGATTATATCACAAATATGTTGTTGacatgtatgttaaaattgaaacggAAAGATTAACATTCATCAGGTTGAATCAAACCAAACTCCGATCTGAAGAGTATATTCACCTTCGAGATGCGATTAATACTGATGGAAATGCACAGAATGTCGGTCGGATGACTATTCTTCCAGCAACATACATCGGAAGCCCTCGGCATATGCACGAATATGCTCAAGATGCCATGTCGTATGTTCGTCATTATGGTACAGCAGATTTGTTCATCACATTTACATGCAATCCGCAATGGATAGAAATCAATCAGGAGTTATTCTCTGGGCAATCACCCATTGATCGTCATGATATTACAGCCAGAGTCTTTAGACAAAAGTTGAAATCTTTAATGGATTTCATCGTAAAACATAATGTGTTTGGTGAGACACGCTGCTGGATGTATTCTGTGGAGTGGCAGAAACGAGGATTGCCACATGCACACATTTTGATTTggttgttgaaaatataa
- the LOC126554213 gene encoding myb/SANT-like DNA-binding domain-containing protein 3 isoform X2 translates to MNTDINKIIKRTANFTASEIDVLITLVKKYKSVIECMKTDTVNAKMKKDAWIKIQNEFNCQLPETPRTAIILKNKYENVKRNVKKQYAEEKTFSRGTGGGPTKVFQGTSITSTVGEILQTRMTGETSIYDSDTSNLQYCNAELETVTLEHQYIEPVHVSNGDNNDIVTLMFSDIDPVNESTTREQYNGQSQFSATKRDWTTYSPADLKSRSNLTNNNAASDNNVTKKKRHIRTK, encoded by the exons atgAACACTGACattaataagattattaaGCGTACGGCAAATTTCACTGCATCTGAAATAGATGTACTAATTACATTAGTCAAAAAGTACAAAAGTGTAATTGAATGCATGAAAACAGATACAGTAAATGCAAA AATGAAAAAAGATGCCtggataaaaattcaaaatgaatttaattgtcAATTGCCAGAAACCCCTCGCACagccattattttaaaaaataaatatgaaaatgtaaaaagaaatgtaaaaaaacaatacgcTGAGGAGAAAACTTTTAGTCGAGGTACTGGTGGCGGTCCAACTAAAGTGTTTCAAGGAACATCAATCACATCGACAGTTGGTGAAATCCTACAAACCAGAATGACAGGTGAAACCTCTATCTATGATTCAGATACTAGTAATTTGCAATATTGTAATGCTGAATTGGAAACTGTTACATTGGAACATCAGTATATTGAACCTGTACATGTTTCAAATGGTGATAATAATGACATCGTAACATTAATGTTTAGTGACATTGATCCTGTTAATGAATCAACAACTCGTG AACAATATAATGGACAGTCACAGTTTTCAGCCACCAAACGGGACTGGACAACTTACTCTCCAGCTGATTTGAAATCTAGgtcaaatttaacaaacaataatgcaGCTTCAG ATAATAatgtgacaaaaaaaaaaagacatatCAGGACAAAATAA
- the LOC126554214 gene encoding uncharacterized protein LOC126554214 has translation MIQILVICNIVMLNWKLLHWNISILNLYMFQMVNNDIVTLMFSDIDPVNESTTREQYNGQSQFSATKRDWTTYSPADLKSRSNLTNNNAASDNNVTKKKDISGQNKQLGIN, from the exons ATGATTCAGATACTAGTAATTTGCAATATTGTAATGCTGAATTGGAAACTGTTACATTGGAACATCAGTATATTGAACCTGTACATGTTTCAAATGGTGAATAATGACATCGTAACATTAATGTTTAGTGACATTGATCCTGTTAATGAATCAACAACTCGTG AACAATATAATGGACAGTCACAGTTTTCAGCCACCAAACGGGACTGGACAACTTACTCTCCAGCTGATTTGAAATCTAGgtcaaatttaacaaacaataatgcaGCTTCAG ATAATAatgtgacaaaaaaaaaagacatatCAGGACAAAATAAACAGTTGGGCATCAACTAG
- the LOC126554213 gene encoding myb/SANT-like DNA-binding domain-containing protein 3 isoform X1 — MNTDINKIIKRTANFTASEIDVLITLVKKYKSVIECMKTDTVNAKMKKDAWIKIQNEFNCQLPETPRTAIILKNKYENVKRNVKKQYAEEKTFSRGTGGGPTKVFQGTSITSTVGEILQTRMTGETSIYDSDTSNLQYCNAELETVTLEHQYIEPVHVSNGDNNDIVTLMFSDIDPVNESTTREQYNGQSQFSATKRDWTTYSPADLKSRSNLTNNNAASDNNVTKKKRHIRTK, encoded by the exons ATGAACACTGACattaataagattattaaGCGTACGGCAAATTTCACTGCATCTGAAATAGATGTACTAATTACATTAGTCAAAAAGTACAAAAGTGTAATTGAATGCATGAAAACAGATACAGTAAATGCAAA AATGAAAAAAGATGCCtggataaaaattcaaaatgaatttaattgtcAATTGCCAGAAACCCCTCGCACagccattattttaaaaaataaatatgaaaatgtaaaaagaaatgtaaaaaaacaatacgcTGAGGAGAAAACTTTTAGTCGAGGTACTGGTGGCGGTCCAACTAAAGTGTTTCAAGGAACATCAATCACATCGACAGTTGGTGAAATCCTACAAACCAGAATGACAGGTGAAACCTCTATCTATGATTCAGATACTAGTAATTTGCAATATTGTAATGCTGAATTGGAAACTGTTACATTGGAACATCAGTATATTGAACCTGTACATGTTTCAAATGGTGATAATAATGACATCGTAACATTAATGTTTAGTGACATTGATCCTGTTAATGAATCAACAACTCGTG AACAATATAATGGACAGTCACAGTTTTCAGCCACCAAACGGGACTGGACAACTTACTCTCCAGCTGATTTGAAATCTAGgtcaaatttaacaaacaataatgcaGCTTCAG ATAATAatgtgacaaaaaaaaaaagacatatCAGGACAAAATAA
- the LOC126554212 gene encoding putative nuclease HARBI1: MLIVCGDFIGIHKSTASRIVKLVSHNIAILHPQFVNFPNNENDFKKIKQDFYNIAKFPMVIGALDCTHVKIKSPGGDNAEVFRNRKNFFSINVQTICDANLKIQDIVARWPGSSHDSTIFNNSEIRRKLEIGKMRDCVLVAESGYAQRNYVMTLVGSPNTVIDSASGIYEESVAKYNESLIRTRNTVERSYGVWKRRFPILATGINVKITSSQSIIVATAVLHNIACNFGESMLRITTEIESLISITEFNNPGQNIDRNAANITRNKFLRYFNNLI, from the coding sequence ATGTTAATTGTATGTGGAGATTTCATTGGCATTCATAAATCGACTGCAAGTCGTATTGTGAAACTTGTTTCACATAACATTGCTATATTACATCCTCAGTTTGTCAATTTTCCCAAcaatgaaaatgattttaaaaaaataaaacaagattTTTACAACATAGCTAAATTTCCAATGGTTATTGGCGCATTAGACTGTACCCAcgtcaaaattaaatcacctGGAGGAGATAATGCAGAGGTATTTAGAAATAGAAAGAATTTTTTCTCAATCAATGTTCAGACAATTTGTGATgcaaacttaaaaattcaagaCATAGTAGCTCGATGGCCTGGTTCATCACATGATTCtactattttcaataattcagAAATACGaagaaaattagaaattgGCAAAATGAGGGACTGCGTTTTAGTAGCTGAAAGTGGCTATGCGCAACGTAACTATGTTATGACTTTGGTTGGAAGCCCTAACACAGTTATTGATTCAGCCTCTGGTATTTATGAAGAATCTGTAGCTAAATATAACGAGTCACTAATTAGGACTAGAAATACTGTTGAAAGAAGTTACGGTGTTTGGAAACGTCGGTTTCCAATATTAGCTACaggaataaatgtaaaaattacttCATCACAAAGTATTATTGTTGCTACAgcagtattacataatatagcctGCAATTTTGGAGAAAGCATGCTTAGAATTACAACCGAAATAGAATCGTTAATTTCAATAACAGAATTTAATAACCCAGGCCAAAATATAGACAGGAATGCAGCCAACATTACAAGAAATAAGTTCCTTCGCTATTTTAACAACTTAATTTGA
- the LOC126554219 gene encoding uncharacterized protein LOC126554219 → MARTYKKKVGGRKYQHYNSAMLKKAVDAVRKKLLTISRASEKFGVPKRTICNHVKALSDNKKINNPGGQTVLSHDEEKNLVLGLIKCGEWGFPLKCRDIHLAVKSYLDRLGKKTRFKNNWPGKDWVDLFLNRNNELTLRIGENIKRVRAAVSKSVLNEYFDNLSNTLSDVPPSHIFNYDETNFVDDPGKSLVVVRRGTKHPEVVKDTSKTSVSVMFCVSADGNIFPPYTVYKAKHIYPTWIEGGIQGAGYNRNESGWFDMPIFEDWFLSCFLPSCRHLTGPKVIIGDNLASHISLEVIKHCEMNNIRFILLPPNSTHLCQPLDVAVFRPMKRSWRKTLDDWKNSN, encoded by the coding sequence ATGGCAAGAACATACAAGAAAAAGGTAGGTGGCCGTAAatatcaacattataatagCGCAATGCTAAAAAAGGCTGTAGATGCTGTCCGTAAGAAATTACTAACTATTTCTAGAGCTTCCGAGAAGTTTGGTGTACCAAAAAGAACAATTTGTAACCACGTAAAAGCGCTtagtgataataaaaaaattaacaatccTGGTGGGCAGACTGTGTTGAGTCATgacgaagaaaaaaatcttgtGCTTGGATTAATTAAATGTGGTGAATGGGGATTTCCATTGAAATGCAGAGATATTCATTTGGCAGTTAAGTCATATTTGGACAGATTAGGAAAAAAAACTAGATTCAAAAATAACTGGCCCGGTAAAGATTGGGTAGATTTGTTTCTTAATCGAAATAATGAACTTACATTGCGAATaggagaaaatattaaacgtgtTCGAGCGGCAGTGAGCAAATCAGTATTGAACGAATATTTTGACAATCTTTCAAACACTTTATCTGATGTCCCTCCgagtcatatttttaattacgacGAGACTAACTTTGTTGATGATCCGGGTAAAAGTCTTGTAGTAGTTCGAAGAGGGACTAAGCACCCCGAAGTTGTCAAAGATACATCTAAAACAAGCGTGTCCGTTATGTTTTGTGTATCGGCTGACGGAAATATTTTTCCCCCATATACCGTTTATAAGGCCAAACACATTTATCCTACATGGATAGAAGGAGGCATTCAAGGAGCTGGTTATAATCGTAATGAAAGCGGATGGTTCGATATGCCTATTTTTGAAGATTGGTTTTTATCGTGTTTTCTTCCGTCATGTAGACATTTAACAGGACCTAAAGTAATTATTGGGGATAATCTCGCAAGCCATATTTCTTTAGAAGTTATTAAACATTGTGAAATGAACaatattcgatttattttattgccaCCCAATTCGACGCATTTATGCCAGCCCTTGGATGTTGCTGTTTTTAGACCAATGAAAAGGAGCTGGAGAAAGACTTTAGATGATTGGAAAAACTCAAACTGA